A single window of Oncorhynchus clarkii lewisi isolate Uvic-CL-2024 chromosome 10, UVic_Ocla_1.0, whole genome shotgun sequence DNA harbors:
- the LOC139419212 gene encoding LOW QUALITY PROTEIN: olfactory receptor 5J3-like (The sequence of the model RefSeq protein was modified relative to this genomic sequence to represent the inferred CDS: inserted 2 bases in 1 codon; substituted 1 base at 1 genomic stop codon), with amino-acid sequence MNSTQSSPVAFFIIQGLASLGEKKMVLFIIFLLAYTVILGGNIMIIYLVRTDPKLGSPMYFFLHNLSIVDMIYTTVTIPNMLSGFLTEVKTVSVPGCFLQMYCFIHMSVTGRALLTAMAYDRYVAICNPLRYAAVMTRPVCLLLIIGAWTFGAICTFPNTSMAVQRSYCGPNVVRHCWCDPSSVRLLVCGDTQVDSIVSLSFALIALLTTGVLILTSYILIGVKIAKMGAAERLKAFSTCAAHLTVVSISYSSASFVYISYRVGNFSPEVRIIVSVLYSALTPFLNPMIYSLRNKELRVAIKRAFCRHXDVSPQSRXTLNTLSLQQNIQFKLL; translated from the exons ATGAACAGCACCCAGTCCAGCCCTGTCGCCTTCTTCATCATCCAGGGCCTGGCTAGTCTGGGGGAGAAGAAGATGGTCCTGTTTATCATCTTCCTGCTGGCCTACACCGTCATCCTAGGCGGAAACATCATGATCATCTACCTG GTCCGGACCGACCCGAAGCTGGGCTCCCCCATGTACTTCTTCCTCCACAACCTGTCCATCGTGGACATGATTTACACAACGGTCACCATCCCCAACATGTTGTCAGGCTTCCTGACTGAGGTCAAGACTGTGTCCGTCCCCGGCTGCTTCCTCCAGATGTACTGTTTCATCCACATGTCTGTTACCGGCCGCGCCCTGCTGACCGCTATGGCCTACGACCGCTATGTGGCCATATGTAATCCTCTCCGCTATGCCGCTGTGATGACCCGCCCCGTCTGCCTGCTACTCATCATTGGGGCATGGACCTTCGGTGCCATCTGCACCTTCCCAAACACTAGCATGGCAGTACAGCGTTCATACTGTGGACCCAACGTGGTGCGCCACTGCTGGTGTGACCCATCCTCAGTGAGGCTGCTGGTGTGTGGGGACACTCAGGTGGACAGCATCGTGTCACTGTCTTTTGCCCTCATAGCGCTGCTCACCACGGGTGTGCTCATCCTCACTTCCTACATACTCATCGGTGTGAAGATAGCTAAAATGGGCGCCGCAGAGCGACTGAAGGCGTTTAGCACCTGTGCCGCCCACCTGACGGTTGTGTCCATTTCTTACAGCTCTGCCTCATTTGTCTATATCTCCTACCGTGTGGGAAACTTCTCTCCAGAG GTGCGTATCATCGTGTCGGTGCTGTACTCGGCTCTGACTCCTTTCCTGAACCCGATGATCTACAGCCTGAGGAACAAGGAGCTGAGAGTGGCCATCAAGAGGGCCTTCTGCCGACA AGACGTCTCACCGCAGAGCCGCTAAACACTCAACACACTGTCCTTACAGCAAAACATTCAATTCAAGCTCCTTTAA